One region of Pseudomonadota bacterium genomic DNA includes:
- a CDS encoding adenine phosphoribosyltransferase, which yields MDDLARLIRDVPDFPKPGIVFKDITPLLADPEGLRLAIRSMVERVQDLEIDRIVGIESRGFIFGVPLALELGLGFTPVRKPGKLPWRTQSQSYDLEYGKDTLEIHEDGVHPGDRVLIVDDLLATGGTMSATVGLVEALGARVVGVSVVIELAFLNGRQRLPERRVEALLSY from the coding sequence ATGGACGATCTCGCTCGCCTGATCCGCGACGTGCCCGACTTCCCCAAGCCCGGCATCGTCTTCAAAGACATCACACCCCTGCTCGCCGATCCGGAAGGCTTGCGTCTTGCCATTCGCTCCATGGTCGAGCGGGTGCAGGACCTGGAGATCGATCGCATCGTCGGCATCGAGTCCCGCGGGTTCATCTTCGGCGTACCCCTCGCCCTCGAGCTCGGCTTGGGGTTCACCCCGGTGCGCAAGCCCGGCAAGTTGCCCTGGCGTACCCAGTCGCAGTCCTACGATCTCGAGTACGGTAAGGACACGCTGGAGATCCACGAGGACGGCGTCCATCCCGGGGATCGCGTGCTCATCGTGGATGACTTGTTGGCCACGGGGGGCACCATGAGCGCTACCGTCGGCCTGGTGGAAGCGTTAGGTGCCCGCGTGGTCGGCGTCAGCGTGGTGATCGAGTTGGCCTTTCTGAACGGTCGCCAACGTCTTCCGGAGCGTCGCGTGGAGGCGCTGCTCAGCTACTGA
- the rlmJ gene encoding 23S rRNA (adenine(2030)-N(6))-methyltransferase RlmJ — MLSYRHAFHAGNLADVHKHAALVAMLTLLQRKARGYCYVDTHAGAGRYPLEGEGATEWQQGIARIQAQAEHAPAALAPYLTCVQATGEGQYPGSPWLASHLAREQDSAILFEMHPQDGKALKASFKGDRQVAVHAPRDAREGLPALLPPATPRGLVLIDPSYERLDEYAEAVQLLLVARERWATATVAVWYPLLGGPRAGRHDALLQGVLSRSVPGPILRSELQVGDPARTGLIGSGLLIANPPWPFAEQWPAVDAWLAQTLGDPVTGGRTEDDWLVPEAGKA; from the coding sequence TTGCTCAGTTACCGCCACGCCTTCCACGCGGGCAACCTGGCCGACGTACACAAGCACGCGGCCCTGGTGGCGATGCTGACCTTGCTCCAGCGCAAGGCCCGCGGCTACTGCTACGTAGACACGCACGCGGGGGCAGGGCGCTATCCGCTCGAGGGTGAGGGCGCCACCGAGTGGCAGCAAGGGATAGCCAGGATTCAGGCCCAGGCGGAGCACGCGCCAGCGGCGTTGGCGCCTTACCTCACGTGCGTTCAGGCAACAGGAGAGGGGCAGTACCCCGGATCCCCGTGGCTGGCCTCGCACCTGGCGCGGGAGCAGGACAGCGCGATCCTCTTTGAGATGCACCCCCAGGACGGCAAGGCCCTGAAGGCGTCGTTCAAGGGCGACCGACAGGTGGCGGTGCATGCGCCCCGCGATGCCCGCGAGGGCCTGCCGGCCCTGTTGCCACCGGCCACGCCCCGCGGGTTGGTGCTGATCGATCCCAGCTACGAGCGCCTCGACGAGTACGCCGAGGCGGTCCAGCTCTTGCTTGTAGCTCGTGAGCGCTGGGCGACCGCTACGGTGGCCGTCTGGTATCCCCTGCTGGGTGGCCCCCGCGCCGGGCGCCACGATGCGCTGCTCCAGGGCGTCCTGTCCCGCTCGGTGCCAGGGCCGATCCTGCGCAGCGAATTGCAGGTAGGCGACCCGGCGCGCACCGGCCTCATCGGCAGCGGCCTGTTGATCGCCAACCCGCCGTGGCCCTTCGCCGAGCAGTGGCCCGCCGTCGATGCGTGGCTCGCGCAGACGCTCGGCGACCCGGTCACGGGCGGGCGAACCGAGGATGATTGGCTCGTGCCGGAAGCGGGCAAGGCCTAG